From a region of the Aeoliella mucimassa genome:
- a CDS encoding arylsulfatase produces MTRRYRYSLVSRPLFLALAMLALVVVGLTAAAPPVLADDTPAVSAPRPNVVLVITDDQGYGPLGRHGNPWIRTPNLDDLYDHSTRFTRYLVCPTCAPTRSALMTGRHPMRNGVTHTILERERMTLDATTLPQLLGEANYTSAIFGKWHLGDEDAYQPQNRGFDEAFIHGGGGIGQAYDCSCADAPGNKYFDPVIRHNGEFVQTHGFCTDVFFTAALDWIDRVRDDEQPFFAYIATNAPHAPYYAPEREKQRFLDLGFGDNQAGFYGMVENIDTNVGRLMHALDEWKLLDNTVVIFMSDNGMAHGGVAGAGKPLGTAEDGTPMMPNNDGMRGLKGNVDEGGVRVPLFVRWDGRYSAGRDIDQVTAHIDILPTLVELAGGEVPREQVEGRSLVPLLEDASADWPDRYLYTHLGRWKTGDEPNEYQWNTFAVRNERFRFVNNTRLHDMLADPGQKTNVIEQYPEVAAEMRTAYDQWWQTTRPMMVNETAEMSPVRPFHDAFREQEQTTGIPDWQPQSDSPLVNP; encoded by the coding sequence ATGACTCGTCGCTATCGATATTCTCTTGTTTCTCGCCCGTTATTCCTCGCTCTGGCGATGCTGGCACTCGTTGTGGTGGGACTCACCGCAGCAGCTCCTCCGGTGCTAGCGGACGACACCCCAGCCGTGTCGGCCCCGCGGCCGAACGTGGTGCTCGTAATTACCGACGATCAGGGTTATGGCCCCCTCGGCCGGCATGGCAACCCGTGGATCCGCACCCCGAATCTCGACGACCTGTACGACCACAGCACGCGGTTCACCCGGTACCTGGTCTGCCCCACGTGCGCCCCCACCCGCTCGGCCTTGATGACCGGTCGGCACCCGATGCGCAACGGAGTGACCCATACCATCCTGGAACGGGAGCGGATGACGCTCGACGCGACCACGCTGCCCCAATTGCTCGGCGAGGCCAACTACACCAGTGCGATCTTTGGCAAATGGCACCTGGGCGACGAAGATGCTTACCAGCCGCAGAACCGTGGTTTCGACGAGGCCTTTATCCATGGCGGCGGAGGCATCGGCCAGGCGTACGACTGTAGCTGTGCCGATGCGCCGGGCAACAAATATTTCGATCCGGTGATTCGTCACAACGGCGAGTTCGTGCAGACGCATGGCTTTTGCACCGACGTGTTCTTTACGGCCGCGCTCGACTGGATCGATCGCGTTCGCGACGACGAGCAACCCTTCTTTGCCTACATTGCCACCAACGCCCCGCATGCTCCTTACTACGCGCCGGAGCGCGAGAAGCAGCGGTTCCTCGACCTCGGTTTCGGCGACAATCAGGCCGGCTTCTACGGCATGGTCGAGAACATCGATACCAACGTCGGCCGATTGATGCACGCGCTCGACGAATGGAAACTGCTGGATAACACCGTGGTGATCTTCATGTCCGACAACGGTATGGCCCACGGCGGTGTCGCCGGCGCGGGCAAACCGCTGGGCACAGCCGAGGATGGCACACCGATGATGCCGAACAACGATGGCATGCGGGGGCTCAAGGGCAACGTCGACGAAGGAGGGGTGCGGGTGCCGTTGTTCGTGCGGTGGGATGGTCGCTACTCGGCGGGTCGCGACATCGACCAGGTCACCGCCCACATCGACATATTACCGACCCTCGTCGAACTCGCCGGCGGCGAAGTTCCCCGTGAGCAAGTGGAGGGACGGAGCCTGGTGCCGCTGCTGGAAGACGCGTCGGCCGACTGGCCCGATCGCTACCTCTACACGCACTTGGGCCGCTGGAAGACCGGCGACGAACCGAACGAGTATCAATGGAACACCTTCGCGGTCCGCAACGAGCGGTTCCGCTTCGTGAACAACACCCGACTGCACGACATGCTCGCCGATCCTGGTCAGAAGACGAACGTCATCGAGCAGTACCCCGAGGTAGCAGCCGAAATGCGAACCGCCTACGACCAGTGGTGGCAAACCACCCGGCCGATGATGGTGAACGAAACCGCCGAGATGTCGCCGGTCCGCCCGTTCCACGACGCGTTTCGCGAGCAAGAGCAAACCACCGGCATCCCCGACTGGCAGCCGCAAAGTGACTCGCCACTGGTGAATCCGTAG
- a CDS encoding zinc metalloprotease has translation MSRENGFRWTIVMGRFGNTAIEVHLTLLLTLVVLVAYTSVNRLLGGLIIAVWLASVVLHQLAHFLVAYRMGGDVTSLVLGPAGGSYEADLADEPEPQVLTALAAPATHMLLVLAAMCPLAFQGPTETLPLLNPITGFGEFSAAVPPGLTIVKMVLWMNWMLFLVNLLPAYPFDAAIILRSLLWPMVGRRTAHITTSRLAQAASLGFLFAGLYLAAILQTAPYVWSVPLAAALYLLVASQRDWHLLEKDEHQELEEDWLTLENEIEADEWLRDDPSHMVLVEQHYDQLRERYERKRKAQEDYEDARVDDILARLHSDGFDQLSQDDQAFLRRASRRYRDRRRDRGEGED, from the coding sequence ATGAGTAGGGAAAACGGTTTTCGCTGGACTATCGTCATGGGCCGCTTTGGCAATACCGCCATTGAGGTCCATCTTACGTTGCTACTTACGTTAGTCGTTTTAGTCGCCTACACCAGCGTGAACCGCTTGCTGGGTGGTTTGATCATTGCCGTGTGGTTGGCCAGCGTCGTGCTGCACCAACTGGCCCACTTTCTCGTCGCTTATCGCATGGGTGGCGACGTTACCTCGCTGGTGCTTGGTCCCGCGGGGGGATCGTACGAGGCAGATCTGGCCGACGAGCCGGAACCCCAGGTGCTCACTGCCTTGGCCGCGCCGGCCACGCACATGCTGCTGGTACTGGCTGCCATGTGTCCGCTGGCCTTTCAGGGACCCACCGAGACACTCCCGCTACTCAATCCGATTACCGGTTTCGGCGAGTTCAGCGCAGCGGTCCCGCCAGGGCTGACCATCGTAAAGATGGTGCTTTGGATGAACTGGATGCTGTTCCTGGTGAACTTGCTGCCCGCTTACCCGTTCGACGCGGCGATCATCCTGCGGAGCCTGCTGTGGCCGATGGTTGGTCGCCGGACCGCCCACATTACCACCAGTCGCTTGGCGCAAGCCGCGTCGCTGGGATTCCTGTTCGCTGGGCTGTACCTGGCAGCCATCCTGCAAACTGCGCCGTACGTGTGGTCGGTTCCCCTGGCGGCAGCGTTGTACTTGCTGGTGGCCTCGCAGCGCGACTGGCACCTGCTCGAAAAAGACGAGCATCAGGAACTCGAAGAAGATTGGCTGACCCTCGAAAACGAGATTGAAGCCGACGAATGGCTCCGCGACGATCCCAGCCATATGGTGCTGGTCGAGCAGCACTACGACCAGCTTCGCGAACGCTACGAGCGCAAACGGAAAGCCCAGGAAGACTACGAAGACGCCCGCGTCGACGACATCCTCGCCCGCTTGCACTCCGACGGGTTCGATCAACTCTCGCAAGACGATCAGGCCTTTCTCCGCCGGGCGAGTCGTCGGTATCGCGACCGTCGCCGCGACCGCGGTGAGGGCGAAGACTAA
- a CDS encoding carboxypeptidase-like regulatory domain-containing protein, whose product MVAKWVHWFVVGWVLSLSAAVGIAGEAKRITGLVHDTHEQPVAEALVVLVQRHGLGDDRWVVTTETDTEGKYTLELPSEWLVPGAYYFDGTIWAYADGHAVSTTRGMRQWRADSKDPETIVLPDKQPLSFTVVDSQGAPVVGAKIEPHHWHTGNIVPDEIAQRVAATTNAAGQATMQGIARESLRNVNVLADSHQRFRLVDRSAHEFTIALANTGTLKGRLVCDDPAIVANRRIIAEASEQLFGPPVGFAESTTDEQGRFEIKHLAEGEYRTYIDTPEQAAFCPRIEPIVVAADQVVEVDIEYDKTTLVRGQVVARGSDKPVVGAFVSVRHGTISNRESVLTDEQGRFEVHVLPGTVAQTLVVMPDEFKEWIRVRAPLRNVEVPQSEEPFDLPPLEIAKSKTLELQVVDKKGAPKAEIYVRVMAEGAYLAAGQTDQQGKATLHVNEDAQPDEFRLSILGQSEQSGKVTSESPLVLEYRDPNDLVNVKVTSKPTPPELLEPEVPQHQEEIGTLIVAKEVLIFNDRMTSWADLSEELERRAGTKGGDLSMVQYNITRAAYEDPVRRQEAQNWAQMLTDTTGVNVQMYRILFNAPADRYDVMKLTDQWPPGAEHPVNGRVVDADGNPVADAQVVLLVPPATGSRQRTNNVTLRDGQVASTDAYVVKYSDSDGRFEFEFPTPRTNVIVCAKQGFAMVAASSTNADITLAPWSRLTVHLPQDRKLGNQTIMLYVDVANSPGTSTFIRMSQGSSESIAQDFTFAAVPSGHKVRVSRLLWKESEEGYMTGNSYGESYRLETKPGMTHHLEYAKASIEDGEPVD is encoded by the coding sequence ATGGTTGCTAAATGGGTGCACTGGTTTGTCGTGGGTTGGGTGCTGTCGTTGTCGGCTGCTGTCGGCATCGCGGGCGAGGCGAAGCGCATCACGGGGCTGGTGCACGACACTCATGAGCAACCGGTGGCCGAAGCCTTGGTGGTGCTAGTGCAGCGACACGGCCTTGGCGATGATCGCTGGGTGGTGACCACCGAGACCGACACGGAGGGTAAGTACACGCTGGAGCTTCCCAGCGAGTGGCTCGTGCCGGGTGCCTATTACTTCGATGGCACCATCTGGGCGTACGCCGATGGGCACGCGGTGAGTACCACCCGCGGAATGCGGCAATGGCGAGCTGACAGCAAAGACCCAGAAACCATCGTACTGCCCGACAAGCAGCCGCTGAGTTTCACCGTGGTCGATTCGCAGGGTGCACCGGTGGTTGGGGCTAAGATCGAGCCTCACCATTGGCATACGGGCAACATCGTTCCCGATGAGATCGCCCAGCGAGTCGCAGCTACCACCAACGCTGCCGGTCAGGCAACCATGCAGGGAATTGCCCGCGAGTCATTGCGCAACGTGAATGTGCTAGCAGATAGCCATCAGCGATTCAGGCTGGTCGATCGGTCCGCTCATGAGTTCACGATCGCCCTCGCGAACACCGGCACGCTGAAGGGCCGCCTGGTGTGCGACGATCCAGCGATCGTGGCGAATCGCAGGATCATCGCGGAAGCATCCGAGCAACTTTTTGGGCCTCCGGTTGGGTTTGCCGAGTCGACTACCGACGAGCAAGGCCGGTTCGAGATCAAACACTTGGCCGAGGGAGAGTATCGTACGTACATCGACACGCCCGAGCAGGCCGCGTTTTGTCCGCGGATAGAACCGATTGTGGTCGCAGCCGACCAGGTGGTGGAAGTCGATATCGAGTACGACAAGACTACCCTCGTTCGCGGGCAAGTGGTCGCTCGTGGCAGCGATAAGCCGGTGGTCGGTGCTTTTGTGTCGGTCCGTCATGGCACCATTAGCAACCGAGAGAGCGTTCTGACCGACGAGCAAGGGCGTTTCGAAGTCCATGTGCTGCCTGGCACTGTGGCCCAGACGCTCGTGGTGATGCCCGATGAATTCAAAGAGTGGATCAGGGTGCGGGCCCCGCTACGGAACGTCGAAGTACCGCAGTCCGAGGAGCCCTTCGATTTGCCACCGCTCGAGATTGCCAAAAGCAAAACCTTAGAGCTGCAGGTGGTCGACAAAAAGGGAGCACCCAAAGCGGAGATTTATGTACGGGTGATGGCCGAGGGAGCTTATCTGGCGGCTGGTCAGACCGACCAGCAGGGCAAGGCGACGCTGCATGTGAACGAAGACGCCCAGCCCGATGAGTTTCGCCTGTCGATCCTGGGGCAATCGGAGCAGTCGGGCAAGGTGACTTCGGAGTCGCCGCTGGTGCTGGAGTATCGCGATCCGAACGACCTAGTCAACGTGAAGGTCACCAGTAAACCAACTCCGCCAGAACTACTTGAGCCAGAGGTTCCGCAGCATCAAGAGGAGATCGGCACGTTGATTGTCGCCAAGGAAGTGCTGATCTTTAACGATCGCATGACCAGCTGGGCCGACCTGTCCGAAGAACTGGAACGCCGCGCCGGCACCAAGGGGGGCGACCTGTCCATGGTGCAGTACAACATCACGCGAGCAGCGTACGAAGATCCCGTGCGTCGGCAAGAAGCGCAGAACTGGGCGCAGATGCTAACCGACACCACCGGCGTGAACGTGCAGATGTATCGCATACTCTTCAACGCTCCCGCTGATCGGTACGATGTGATGAAGCTCACCGATCAATGGCCCCCAGGAGCCGAGCATCCCGTCAACGGGCGGGTGGTCGATGCCGATGGCAACCCGGTGGCCGACGCCCAAGTGGTGCTGCTGGTACCCCCGGCCACAGGTTCGCGGCAAAGGACAAACAACGTGACACTCCGCGACGGGCAGGTAGCATCCACCGACGCTTACGTGGTGAAGTACTCCGACAGCGACGGTCGCTTTGAGTTTGAGTTTCCGACCCCTCGCACCAATGTGATTGTCTGCGCCAAACAAGGTTTTGCCATGGTCGCAGCCAGCAGTACCAACGCCGACATCACACTTGCACCCTGGTCGCGACTCACGGTGCATTTGCCACAGGATCGCAAGCTGGGCAACCAGACGATCATGCTCTACGTCGATGTCGCCAATTCTCCAGGTACCAGCACGTTTATCAGAATGTCCCAGGGCTCTTCGGAAAGCATCGCGCAGGACTTCACGTTTGCCGCGGTTCCTTCGGGCCATAAGGTCCGCGTATCCCGCCTCCTGTGGAAGGAGTCGGAAGAAGGCTACATGACCGGCAACAGCTATGGCGAGTCGTATCGGCTCGAAACCAAGCCGGGCATGACGCATCACCTAGAGTACGCCAAAGCCAGCATCGAAGATGGCGAACCGGTCGACTAG
- a CDS encoding efflux RND transporter permease subunit, whose amino-acid sequence MIAFFARHPTAANLLMGGIMVLGIMSIGGIRRETFPDFQPREVEIRVAYPGATATDVEDSICQRIEDAIDGVRFVEEVRCDARENVGTVTVEMVEGGVWQAFKDEIDTAIGAIDDFPAEAEEPVVEELHTTEDVLTVIAAGRMSPGDLKRYAEQLKDRLQETAGISLVEIEGFSDHQLRVELSSEALIQHDLSPADVAAAIRRQSLDVPAGVLEANEGEVLVRLAEERQTPDELGDLVVLGADTGAEVRIRDLGHVVDAFELDEDKTLLYLAADTDHEHVLSDRPVELDLEQGPVRAAVLKIKKTDSEDTLNVAAAVKEFLITEQQERPAVRLIVTQDQSTLVAGRLKLLVENGIQGMLLVMATMWLFFNFRLSFWVVASLPVSFLGAFFLIPKLDLTINMMSMVALLIGTGILMDDGIVIAENIASHRAKGKKPLQAAVDGVQEVALGVLSSFLTTVCILGPLAFLSGNIGRVLHVTPIILALVLTVSLIEAFMILPSHLGHSLAACESRNRVRVAIDRGFDWVREHILGRCVDWAIRWRYLWTGTVAAAFLVALSIPAGGLLKFQAIPELDGDVATARVLMPEGTSLDETERVVAQLVAGLRQVDQQLTPEQPGQQPLVHTVYARYSQNTDAFEAGPHVVTVYADLLTAEKRNVRLEDFFEYWRQAAGPIPGAVAVNISDPGVGPIGRNIEIRALGHDLDQLSHAVTDIQSWLERFDGVDNLTSDLRAGKREFQIRFRPGVLGIDLDSQRMASQLRAAFQGEEVDEIQVAGESYEVTARFDEASQSSLSDLLDFRFTLPDGTQVPLATVASVLETRGWARIARIDHLRAATLRGDVDSRKANTAAVLAELKSDYLPELIAKYPHVRFDLEGEAAEASKTASSILRGMIIGSIGIFILLSFQFRSYIEPLIVMVAIPLALLGVILGHVLLGYPLTLPSLLGYVSLAGVVVNDSILLMLFLKQSRAEGIPAEVAAGQASRDRFRAILITSLTTMAGLIPLTFETSLQAIVLIPLAISIVFGMLTSTMLVLFVIPALYVMLNDFGLTEHVEQE is encoded by the coding sequence ATGATCGCCTTCTTCGCCCGACATCCGACGGCGGCCAACCTGTTGATGGGTGGCATCATGGTGCTCGGCATCATGAGCATCGGGGGAATTCGCCGCGAGACGTTCCCTGATTTCCAGCCTCGCGAGGTGGAGATCCGCGTGGCGTATCCCGGGGCGACCGCGACCGACGTGGAAGACTCCATCTGCCAGCGCATTGAAGACGCGATCGACGGCGTGCGATTCGTCGAGGAAGTACGCTGCGACGCCCGCGAGAACGTCGGTACCGTGACAGTCGAGATGGTGGAAGGAGGAGTGTGGCAAGCGTTCAAGGACGAGATCGATACTGCGATTGGAGCGATCGACGACTTTCCCGCCGAGGCCGAAGAGCCGGTGGTCGAGGAACTGCACACTACTGAGGACGTGCTGACCGTGATCGCTGCAGGGCGGATGAGCCCCGGCGATTTGAAGCGCTACGCCGAACAACTCAAAGACCGCTTGCAGGAAACGGCAGGCATCAGCCTGGTAGAGATCGAAGGCTTCTCCGATCATCAACTCCGCGTCGAACTCTCGAGCGAGGCACTCATCCAGCACGATCTGTCGCCGGCCGACGTGGCCGCGGCCATCCGTCGGCAGAGTCTCGACGTGCCGGCCGGCGTGCTCGAAGCCAACGAAGGGGAAGTGCTGGTGCGTCTCGCCGAGGAGCGGCAAACGCCCGATGAACTCGGCGACCTGGTGGTGCTTGGTGCCGACACGGGGGCCGAGGTTCGCATTCGCGATCTCGGGCATGTGGTCGATGCATTTGAACTCGACGAAGACAAGACGCTGCTCTACCTGGCCGCTGATACCGACCACGAACACGTGCTCAGCGACCGCCCGGTGGAGTTGGATCTCGAGCAAGGTCCCGTGCGTGCGGCGGTGCTCAAGATCAAGAAGACCGATAGCGAAGATACGCTGAACGTCGCCGCGGCGGTGAAAGAGTTCCTCATCACCGAGCAACAAGAGCGCCCCGCGGTGCGGCTGATTGTTACGCAGGATCAATCGACGCTGGTCGCAGGGCGATTGAAACTGCTGGTCGAGAATGGCATTCAAGGCATGCTGCTGGTGATGGCCACGATGTGGTTGTTCTTTAACTTCCGCTTATCGTTCTGGGTAGTCGCCAGCTTGCCGGTTTCGTTCCTGGGGGCGTTCTTCCTGATTCCCAAGCTCGACCTTACCATCAACATGATGTCGATGGTTGCCTTGCTGATCGGCACTGGCATCCTCATGGACGATGGCATCGTGATTGCCGAGAACATCGCCTCGCACCGCGCGAAGGGCAAGAAACCGCTGCAGGCCGCCGTGGATGGCGTGCAGGAGGTCGCCCTCGGGGTGCTGAGTTCGTTCCTTACCACGGTCTGCATCTTGGGACCGCTCGCGTTTCTCTCGGGCAACATCGGGCGAGTGCTGCACGTCACTCCGATCATCCTGGCGCTTGTGCTCACAGTGAGCCTGATCGAAGCGTTCATGATTCTGCCGAGTCACTTAGGGCATTCGCTCGCCGCTTGCGAAAGTCGCAACCGCGTACGCGTGGCGATCGATCGCGGGTTCGACTGGGTGCGCGAACACATCCTCGGCCGCTGTGTCGACTGGGCGATTCGCTGGCGATATTTATGGACCGGAACCGTCGCCGCAGCGTTCCTTGTTGCCTTGTCGATTCCGGCAGGTGGTCTTTTGAAGTTCCAGGCAATCCCCGAACTCGATGGCGACGTCGCCACCGCGCGAGTGCTGATGCCCGAGGGCACCTCGCTAGACGAAACCGAGCGGGTGGTCGCCCAGCTTGTCGCCGGCCTGCGGCAGGTCGATCAGCAGCTCACGCCCGAGCAACCAGGGCAGCAACCGCTGGTGCATACCGTGTACGCCCGCTATAGCCAGAATACCGACGCGTTCGAAGCCGGCCCGCACGTGGTGACCGTGTACGCCGACCTGCTCACCGCCGAGAAGCGAAATGTTCGCCTGGAAGACTTCTTTGAATACTGGCGGCAAGCAGCGGGGCCGATCCCTGGGGCGGTGGCCGTGAACATCTCGGATCCTGGTGTCGGTCCGATTGGGCGGAACATCGAAATCCGTGCGCTCGGGCACGACCTCGATCAGCTAAGCCATGCCGTGACCGACATCCAGAGCTGGCTCGAACGATTCGATGGGGTCGACAATCTGACTTCCGATTTGCGAGCTGGTAAGCGTGAGTTCCAGATTCGCTTCCGCCCTGGCGTGCTCGGCATCGACCTCGATTCGCAACGGATGGCTTCGCAACTGCGGGCGGCTTTCCAAGGCGAAGAGGTCGACGAGATTCAAGTAGCTGGTGAATCGTACGAAGTGACCGCCCGATTCGACGAGGCGAGTCAGAGTTCGCTCTCCGACCTGCTCGACTTCCGCTTTACATTGCCCGATGGTACGCAGGTTCCGCTGGCCACCGTGGCTTCGGTGCTCGAGACCCGCGGCTGGGCCCGCATCGCCCGCATCGACCATCTTCGCGCGGCAACGCTGCGGGGCGACGTCGATAGTCGCAAGGCCAACACCGCTGCGGTGCTGGCCGAGCTGAAGAGCGACTACCTGCCGGAGCTGATTGCCAAGTACCCGCACGTGCGATTCGATCTCGAAGGCGAGGCGGCCGAAGCCAGCAAAACCGCGTCGTCGATCCTGCGAGGCATGATCATTGGCTCGATCGGCATCTTCATCTTGCTATCGTTCCAGTTCCGCAGCTACATCGAACCGTTGATCGTGATGGTTGCCATTCCGCTGGCACTGCTCGGGGTGATTCTCGGCCATGTACTGCTCGGCTACCCCCTCACGCTCCCTAGCCTGCTTGGTTACGTATCGCTCGCGGGCGTGGTGGTGAACGATTCGATCCTGCTGATGCTGTTCCTCAAGCAGTCACGGGCCGAAGGCATCCCCGCCGAGGTGGCCGCGGGGCAGGCGAGTCGCGACCGCTTTCGAGCGATCCTCATCACGTCGCTCACCACCATGGCAGGGCTTATTCCGCTGACGTTCGAAACCAGCTTGCAAGCCATTGTGCTCATTCCGCTGGCGATCAGCATCGTGTTCGGCATGCTCACATCGACCATGCTGGTGCTGTTCGTGATACCCGCGCTGTACGTCATGCTCAACGATTTCGGCCTGACAGAGCACGTTGAACAAGAGTAA
- a CDS encoding efflux RND transporter periplasmic adaptor subunit, producing MKLRRLNLSRLAGRAIFFLPVALGFAVLALAINQRSAPEQLPPSELATTVMVADVVQHDIEPRVVGYGLARPARTWTAIARVKGAIVETNPHLKSGNFVKAGDVLLRIDPVDYEIALEQLSAEAEAIHAQMAEVERTKTNNEESLKVEERSLEVARRDLQRYLGLTKTGAVSESDTDNAERTVLMQESAVQQLQNALALADPQTKRLEANLQLVEKRRRAAELDLERTTITAPFDCRLAEVDIEPGQYVAANEQLFEVHGVGATEVEARIPLDDLSVLAALALHEGSANPSATTVNSAQSLDQIVRGLQATVRVRSGQWSREWPARVVRLREDIERRTRAVGVIVQVDHRQIAESEPKTPLWNDMFCEVELMGRSWPNQLMVPREALRNGEVVVVTAEHRLEHRPVERLFFHDDMVCIRGNLTAGEQVVVGNHDIAVEGSLVNSVPVDASATPPSEASSTSEVPAL from the coding sequence ATGAAACTTCGCCGCCTTAACCTCTCGCGACTCGCCGGCCGAGCAATCTTTTTTTTGCCGGTTGCCCTCGGCTTTGCCGTGCTGGCGCTGGCCATCAATCAGCGTTCCGCGCCCGAGCAATTGCCGCCGAGCGAACTGGCAACCACGGTGATGGTGGCCGACGTGGTGCAGCACGACATCGAGCCCCGCGTCGTCGGCTACGGCCTGGCCCGCCCTGCCCGCACCTGGACCGCGATCGCGCGGGTGAAGGGGGCGATCGTCGAGACCAATCCCCATCTGAAGTCGGGCAACTTCGTGAAAGCGGGCGACGTGCTGCTGCGGATCGACCCGGTCGATTACGAGATTGCCCTTGAACAACTCAGCGCCGAAGCCGAAGCGATTCACGCCCAGATGGCCGAAGTGGAACGGACCAAAACGAACAATGAAGAGTCGCTGAAAGTCGAAGAGCGGTCGCTGGAAGTGGCACGCCGCGACTTGCAGAGGTATCTCGGTCTCACGAAGACCGGTGCTGTGTCGGAGTCGGACACCGACAACGCCGAACGGACCGTGCTGATGCAGGAATCGGCCGTGCAGCAACTGCAAAACGCACTGGCGCTGGCCGATCCGCAAACCAAGCGGCTCGAAGCCAACTTGCAACTGGTCGAAAAACGCCGCCGCGCAGCGGAGCTGGATCTCGAACGCACCACGATTACCGCTCCGTTTGATTGCCGGTTGGCGGAGGTCGACATCGAACCGGGCCAGTACGTCGCGGCCAACGAGCAACTGTTCGAAGTGCACGGAGTCGGTGCGACCGAGGTCGAAGCGCGGATTCCGCTCGATGATCTCTCGGTGCTCGCCGCGCTCGCGCTCCACGAAGGGTCGGCGAACCCATCCGCAACGACGGTCAACAGCGCTCAGTCGCTCGATCAGATCGTTCGCGGGCTGCAAGCGACCGTGCGAGTACGGAGCGGTCAATGGTCGCGCGAGTGGCCCGCCCGCGTGGTTCGACTACGCGAAGACATCGAACGCCGCACCCGAGCGGTGGGGGTAATCGTGCAGGTCGACCATCGCCAGATCGCCGAGAGTGAGCCGAAGACCCCGCTGTGGAACGACATGTTCTGCGAGGTGGAACTCATGGGGCGGTCGTGGCCAAACCAACTGATGGTTCCTCGCGAGGCCCTGCGAAACGGCGAAGTGGTAGTGGTTACCGCCGAGCATCGGCTCGAGCATCGCCCAGTAGAGCGACTGTTCTTTCACGACGACATGGTGTGCATCCGCGGCAACCTGACCGCTGGCGAGCAGGTGGTGGTTGGCAATCACGACATCGCGGTAGAAGGTTCGCTCGTGAACTCGGTACCGGTCGACGCTAGTGCAACTCCGCCGAGCGAAGCGTCGTCTACGAGCGAGGTTCCGGCGCTATGA
- a CDS encoding TetR/AcrR family transcriptional regulator: MPSTTSKTRRGRPKSTAKGEAILDAARDLMLEHGYSATSLEMIAEKAGVGKPTIYSRFGSKEGLFDAVVARRSLIVEQTIGVLEVLSEDPRVDLMEITMRFQKRALAVQQRRWDRLVIAEAARLPQLAQTLYKAGPDKFFRAITRYIRRQSELGRLNVDTPEVAAEHLFGLLVGIELVRGQMASLPKRTAKYHQKRAEALVDMFMAAYGVH; this comes from the coding sequence ATGCCCAGCACTACCAGCAAAACCCGCCGGGGACGCCCGAAGTCGACCGCCAAAGGCGAGGCGATTCTCGATGCTGCTCGCGACCTGATGCTCGAACATGGCTACTCGGCGACCAGTCTCGAGATGATTGCCGAGAAAGCTGGCGTGGGGAAACCGACCATTTACAGCCGCTTTGGTTCGAAAGAGGGCTTGTTCGACGCGGTGGTCGCACGACGCAGTTTGATCGTCGAGCAAACCATCGGCGTGCTCGAAGTACTGTCGGAAGACCCTCGCGTCGACCTGATGGAAATCACCATGCGATTCCAAAAACGGGCGTTGGCGGTGCAACAGCGGCGTTGGGATCGACTTGTGATCGCCGAGGCCGCGCGGCTGCCGCAACTGGCCCAAACGTTGTATAAGGCGGGGCCCGACAAGTTCTTTCGCGCGATCACTCGCTACATTCGCCGCCAGAGTGAACTGGGGCGGCTGAACGTCGACACCCCCGAGGTGGCGGCCGAGCACCTGTTTGGCCTGCTGGTTGGCATCGAGCTGGTGCGGGGGCAGATGGCATCGCTCCCCAAACGCACCGCCAAGTACCACCAGAAGCGGGCCGAAGCCTTGGTCGACATGTTTATGGCCGCCTACGGAGTGCATTGA